Proteins from a genomic interval of Streptomyces sp. NBC_00820:
- a CDS encoding IclR family transcriptional regulator, which produces MTRTQKRPDRGEDTRENPGTQEKQNGRGTASAVQSVDRAVSVLEILARHGEVGVTEIAEELDVHKSTAFRLLGVLENRGLVAQAKDRGKYYLGAGVLRLAGAAAVRLDISQEGVPVCREVADELGETVNIAVLDDDAAVNIMQARGTASVTAQNWLGRRTPLHATSSGKVLLAHMPPTLREGLLARPLPRFTDRTVTGSSMLRAELEAVIEQGYGVTIEELELGLAAVAAPVRAHDGKVIASISVSGPVYRLNPDRLPEVAKRTVAAGAELSRRMGYGF; this is translated from the coding sequence ATGACCCGCACGCAGAAGCGGCCTGACCGCGGCGAGGACACCAGGGAGAATCCGGGGACTCAGGAGAAGCAGAACGGCCGGGGGACGGCCAGCGCGGTGCAGTCGGTGGACCGCGCGGTGAGCGTGCTGGAGATCCTCGCGCGGCACGGCGAGGTGGGCGTCACCGAGATCGCCGAGGAGCTGGACGTACACAAGTCCACGGCGTTCCGGCTGCTCGGCGTCCTGGAGAACCGCGGCCTGGTGGCCCAGGCCAAGGACCGCGGCAAGTACTACCTGGGGGCCGGCGTGCTGCGCCTGGCGGGGGCGGCGGCGGTGCGGCTGGACATCTCCCAGGAGGGCGTCCCGGTCTGCCGCGAGGTGGCGGACGAACTGGGCGAGACGGTGAACATCGCCGTGCTCGACGACGACGCGGCGGTCAACATCATGCAGGCCCGCGGCACCGCCTCGGTGACCGCGCAGAACTGGCTGGGCAGACGCACTCCGCTGCACGCCACCTCCAGCGGCAAGGTGCTGCTCGCGCACATGCCGCCGACCCTGCGCGAGGGCCTGCTCGCGCGGCCGCTGCCACGGTTCACGGACCGCACCGTCACCGGCTCCTCGATGCTGCGGGCCGAGCTGGAGGCCGTGATCGAGCAGGGGTACGGCGTCACGATCGAGGAGCTGGAGCTGGGGCTGGCCGCCGTGGCCGCGCCGGTGCGCGCGCACGACGGCAAGGTCATCGCCTCGATCAGCGTCTCCGGACCGGTGTACCGGCTGAATCCGGACCGCCTGCCGGAGGTGGCGAAGCGGACGGTGGCGGCCGGCGCCGAGCTGTCCCGTCGTATGGGCTACGGCTTCTGA
- a CDS encoding GcvT family protein: MSSTPESHPRTPGNHPPADQGHPRTADSGPRTHESGPRTPGDGPRTPGSGPRVVVIGAGIVGCSLADELTARGWTDVTVLEQGPLPAPGGSTSHAPGLVFRTSPSKTLAEFAAYTVEKFSSLEVDGVPCFLPVGGLELATTPERLADLHRRAGYAASWGIRGEIVSAARCKELWPLLDESVVLGGFHTPDDGLAHALLAARAQLDRAAARGARFLDRHTVTGIEQQGGRVTGVVTDRGVFPADHVVSAAGFWGPVIGRMAGVDVPLQPLAHQYARTRPLSELAGATAEATRPILRFQDRDLYFREHTDRIGIGSYAHRPLPVDPFAVPAYEEARAQGMDMPSSCPFTPEDWAPSWQDCLRLLPALGGTEIETGFNGVFSFTPDGMPLLGETRRLRGFWLAEAVWVTHSAGVARAVAEWMVDGRPSADVHECDLTRFEEAQRSPSYVRERGAQQFAEVYDVLHPLQPMEQPRPLRVSPFYARQRELGAFFLEGGGWERPHWYETNAALTDSLGDLPERDAWSSRYWSPVAAAEARATREKVALYDMTPLRRLEVTGPGALAFLDRMTTNNLRKKPGAVTYTLLLDESGGVRSDLTVARLAPDRFQVGANSPADLDWLLRHAPSDVHIRDITSGTCCVGVWGPLARALVQPLTRDDFSHEGFGYFRAKRTHLGQVPVTAMRLSYVGELGWELYTTADLGLRLWDTLWEAGRDLGVVAAGRSAFNSLRLEKGYRAWGTDMTDEHTPFEAGLGFAVRMDKGDFVGREALLGLPEPARRLTPLLLDDPATVVLGREPVHVDGAPAGYVTSASYGYTLGRCVAYAWLPAGLAPGTGAHIEYFGEKVPATVAEEPLFDPEMTRIRR, from the coding sequence ATGTCCAGCACGCCCGAAAGCCACCCCCGCACGCCCGGCAACCACCCTCCCGCCGACCAAGGCCACCCCCGCACCGCCGATAGCGGTCCACGAACCCACGAGAGCGGTCCCCGAACTCCCGGGGACGGTCCTCGAACTCCCGGGAGCGGACCTCGGGTCGTCGTCATCGGCGCCGGCATCGTCGGCTGCTCCCTCGCCGACGAGCTGACCGCCCGTGGCTGGACCGACGTCACCGTCCTCGAACAGGGTCCGCTGCCCGCACCCGGCGGCTCCACGTCCCACGCGCCCGGACTCGTCTTCCGGACCAGCCCGTCGAAGACCCTCGCGGAGTTCGCCGCCTACACGGTCGAGAAGTTCTCCTCACTCGAAGTCGACGGCGTCCCCTGCTTCCTGCCGGTCGGCGGCCTGGAGCTGGCCACCACGCCCGAACGCCTCGCCGACCTGCACCGCAGGGCCGGTTACGCGGCCTCCTGGGGCATCCGGGGAGAGATCGTCAGCGCCGCCCGCTGCAAGGAACTGTGGCCGCTGCTGGACGAGTCGGTCGTGCTCGGCGGCTTCCACACCCCCGACGACGGACTGGCCCACGCCCTCCTCGCCGCCCGCGCCCAGCTGGACCGGGCCGCCGCGCGCGGCGCCCGCTTCCTGGACCGGCACACCGTCACCGGCATCGAGCAACAGGGCGGCCGCGTCACCGGCGTCGTCACCGACCGGGGCGTCTTCCCTGCCGACCACGTGGTCTCCGCGGCCGGTTTCTGGGGCCCGGTCATCGGCCGCATGGCCGGAGTCGACGTACCGTTGCAGCCTCTCGCGCACCAGTACGCGAGGACGCGGCCGCTGTCCGAACTGGCCGGCGCCACGGCGGAGGCGACGCGGCCCATCCTCCGCTTCCAGGACCGCGACCTGTACTTCCGCGAGCACACCGACCGCATCGGCATCGGCTCGTACGCGCACCGGCCGCTGCCGGTCGACCCGTTCGCGGTCCCGGCGTATGAAGAGGCCCGTGCCCAGGGCATGGACATGCCGTCCTCCTGTCCCTTCACGCCGGAGGACTGGGCGCCGAGCTGGCAGGACTGCCTGCGTCTGCTGCCCGCCCTGGGTGGGACGGAGATCGAGACCGGCTTCAACGGGGTCTTCTCCTTCACGCCCGACGGCATGCCCCTCCTCGGGGAGACCCGGCGACTGCGCGGCTTCTGGCTGGCCGAGGCGGTCTGGGTCACCCACTCCGCGGGCGTGGCCAGGGCCGTCGCCGAGTGGATGGTCGACGGGCGGCCCTCGGCGGACGTGCACGAGTGCGACCTCACACGGTTCGAGGAGGCGCAGCGCTCACCGTCGTACGTACGTGAACGCGGTGCCCAGCAGTTCGCCGAGGTGTACGACGTTCTGCACCCCCTCCAGCCGATGGAGCAACCCCGTCCCCTGCGCGTCAGTCCCTTCTACGCCCGCCAGCGGGAACTCGGCGCGTTCTTCCTGGAGGGAGGCGGCTGGGAGCGCCCGCACTGGTACGAGACGAACGCGGCGCTCACCGACTCCCTCGGCGACCTCCCCGAGCGTGACGCCTGGTCGTCGCGGTACTGGTCCCCCGTGGCCGCCGCCGAGGCGAGGGCGACGCGCGAGAAGGTCGCCCTGTACGACATGACCCCACTGCGGCGCCTGGAGGTGACCGGCCCCGGCGCCCTCGCCTTCCTCGACCGCATGACCACCAACAACCTGCGCAAGAAGCCCGGCGCGGTCACCTACACCCTGCTCCTGGACGAGTCCGGAGGCGTCCGCTCCGACCTCACGGTCGCCCGCCTGGCCCCCGACCGCTTCCAGGTCGGCGCCAACTCCCCCGCCGACCTGGACTGGTTGCTCCGCCACGCCCCTTCCGACGTCCACATACGGGACATCACCTCCGGCACCTGCTGCGTCGGCGTCTGGGGACCCCTCGCCCGCGCCCTGGTCCAGCCGCTGACCCGCGACGACTTCTCCCACGAGGGCTTCGGCTACTTCCGGGCGAAGCGGACCCACCTCGGGCAGGTCCCGGTGACGGCGATGCGCCTGAGTTACGTCGGCGAACTCGGCTGGGAGCTGTACACCACCGCCGACCTGGGCCTCAGGCTCTGGGACACGCTGTGGGAGGCCGGACGGGACCTCGGTGTGGTCGCCGCCGGCCGCTCTGCCTTCAACTCCCTGCGTCTGGAGAAGGGGTACCGCGCCTGGGGCACCGACATGACCGACGAGCACACGCCCTTCGAGGCGGGCCTCGGCTTCGCGGTCCGTATGGACAAGGGGGACTTCGTGGGCCGGGAGGCCCTGCTCGGCCTGCCCGAGCCGGCCCGCCGGCTCACCCCGCTCCTCCTCGACGATCCCGCCACCGTCGTGCTCGGCAGGGAACCGGTCCATGTCGACGGCGCCCCGGCCGGCTACGTGACCAGCGCGTCGTACGGCTACACGCTGGGCCGGTGTGTCGCCTACGCCTGGCTGCCGGCCGGCCTCGCCCCGGGCACCGGCGCGCACATCGAGTACTTCGGCGAGAAGGTCCCCGCGACGGTCGCCGAGGAGCCGCTGTTCGACCCGGAGATGACCCGCATCCGCCGGTGA
- a CDS encoding S-(hydroxymethyl)mycothiol dehydrogenase, with protein sequence MPHEVRAVVAVKKGAPVEVRTILVPDPGPGEVLVDVQACGVCHTDLHYREGAITDDFPFLLGHEAAGTIAAVGPGVTDLVPGDYVVLAWRAPCGSCRSCRRGRPWYCFDSRNAVQPMTLRDGTPLSNALGIGAFAEKTLVAAGQAVKIDPAARPEAAGLIGCGVMAGYGAAANTGNVGRGDTVAVIGCGGVGDAAIAGACLNGAMKVIAVDIDDKKLDQAEKFGATHTVNSRGTDPVEAVRALTDGFGVDIAIDAVGRPETFRQAFYMRDHAGLLVQVGVPSPEMKIELPLIDVFSRGGAIKSSWYGDCLPSRDFPFLIDQYLYGLLDLNAFVSETIALDQVEEAFGKMHRGEVLRSVVVL encoded by the coding sequence GTGCCACACGAGGTCCGTGCCGTAGTCGCCGTGAAGAAGGGCGCACCCGTGGAGGTGCGGACGATCCTCGTCCCCGACCCGGGTCCGGGCGAGGTGCTCGTCGATGTGCAGGCCTGCGGGGTGTGCCACACGGATCTCCACTACCGGGAGGGCGCGATCACCGACGACTTCCCGTTCCTGCTGGGCCACGAGGCCGCCGGGACGATCGCGGCCGTCGGACCGGGCGTCACCGACCTCGTGCCCGGCGACTACGTGGTCCTCGCCTGGCGGGCGCCGTGCGGCAGCTGCCGTTCCTGCCGGCGCGGCCGGCCCTGGTACTGCTTCGACTCCCGCAACGCCGTCCAGCCGATGACCCTGAGGGACGGCACCCCGCTCAGCAACGCGCTCGGCATCGGGGCGTTCGCCGAGAAGACACTGGTCGCGGCGGGCCAGGCGGTGAAGATCGACCCGGCGGCACGCCCCGAGGCAGCCGGACTCATCGGCTGCGGGGTGATGGCCGGTTACGGCGCGGCGGCCAACACCGGCAACGTCGGCCGTGGCGACACGGTCGCCGTCATCGGCTGCGGCGGGGTCGGCGACGCGGCCATCGCCGGGGCCTGCCTCAACGGCGCGATGAAGGTCATCGCCGTCGACATCGACGACAAGAAGCTGGACCAGGCCGAGAAGTTCGGCGCGACCCACACCGTCAACTCCCGCGGCACGGACCCCGTCGAGGCCGTCCGAGCGCTCACCGACGGCTTCGGGGTCGACATCGCCATCGACGCGGTGGGCCGTCCGGAGACCTTCCGGCAGGCCTTCTACATGCGCGACCACGCGGGCCTCCTGGTCCAGGTGGGCGTCCCCTCCCCGGAGATGAAGATCGAACTCCCGCTGATCGACGTGTTCTCGCGCGGCGGCGCGATCAAGTCCTCCTGGTACGGCGACTGTCTGCCGAGCCGCGACTTCCCCTTCCTCATCGACCAGTACCTGTACGGCCTGCTCGACCTCAACGCGTTCGTGTCGGAGACGATCGCCCTGGACCAGGTCGAGGAGGCGTTCGGCAAGATGCACCGGGGTGAGGTGCTGCGCTCGGTGGTGGTCCTGTGA
- a CDS encoding aldehyde dehydrogenase family protein — protein sequence MPDLFIDGRWRGALDGRTREIRCPADGSLVGVVDEAGGKDTAEAVAAARRAFDTGPWPGTAAQERGDLLLRVAGLLARDKDALARAESLDTGKRLVESAYDIDDVVNCFRYFGRLVAGEAGRVVDTGRKDVDSRVVHEPLGVCALITPWNYPLLQTAWKVAPALAAGDTFVLKPSELTPHTAIHLVRLLAEAGLPPGVANLVLGAGPEAGAPLADHPDVDLVSFTGGLHTGRRLMAAAAGTVKKVALELGGKNPNIVFADADFDTAVDMALTAVFLHSGQVCSAGARLLVEDALHDRFVDEVVRRATLIRLGGPFDERAQTGPLISAAHRAKIEAHVAKGLAEGAVLRCGGARPSGPGYDEGFYYLPTVLDECASGMSVVREESFGPVLTVERFTAEEEAVRLANDTVYGLAGAVWTRDEARAARVAARLRLGTVWINDYHPYVPQAEWGGYKQSGFGRELGLSGLAEYRETKHIWRNTAPAPQGWFD from the coding sequence ATGCCTGACCTGTTCATCGACGGACGATGGCGGGGCGCCCTGGACGGACGCACCCGCGAGATCCGCTGTCCCGCCGACGGCTCACTGGTCGGCGTCGTGGACGAGGCGGGCGGCAAGGACACGGCGGAGGCGGTCGCCGCGGCCCGTCGCGCCTTCGACACGGGCCCCTGGCCGGGTACGGCCGCGCAGGAGCGCGGCGATCTGCTCCTGCGGGTGGCCGGCCTGCTGGCCCGCGACAAGGACGCCCTGGCCCGCGCCGAGTCCCTGGACACGGGGAAGCGGCTGGTGGAGAGCGCGTACGACATCGACGACGTCGTGAACTGCTTCCGCTACTTCGGGCGGCTGGTCGCGGGCGAGGCCGGGCGGGTGGTCGACACCGGCCGGAAGGACGTCGACAGCAGGGTGGTGCACGAACCGCTCGGTGTGTGCGCCCTGATCACCCCCTGGAACTACCCCCTGCTGCAGACCGCGTGGAAGGTCGCGCCGGCCCTCGCGGCGGGCGACACCTTCGTCCTGAAGCCGAGCGAGCTGACCCCGCACACCGCGATCCACCTGGTCCGGCTGCTGGCGGAGGCGGGTCTTCCACCGGGCGTGGCCAACCTGGTGCTGGGCGCCGGTCCGGAGGCGGGCGCCCCGCTGGCCGACCACCCCGACGTCGATCTGGTCTCCTTCACCGGCGGCCTCCACACGGGCCGCCGGCTGATGGCCGCCGCCGCCGGCACGGTGAAGAAGGTCGCGCTGGAACTCGGCGGGAAGAACCCGAACATCGTCTTCGCGGACGCCGATTTCGACACGGCCGTCGACATGGCCCTGACGGCCGTGTTCCTGCACTCCGGGCAGGTGTGCTCGGCCGGGGCCCGGCTGCTGGTCGAGGACGCGCTGCACGACCGGTTCGTGGACGAGGTCGTACGGCGGGCCACGCTGATCAGGCTCGGTGGCCCCTTCGACGAGCGGGCGCAGACCGGGCCGCTGATCTCGGCGGCGCACCGGGCGAAGATCGAGGCCCATGTCGCCAAGGGCCTGGCGGAGGGCGCGGTGCTGCGCTGCGGCGGAGCCCGGCCCTCCGGACCCGGCTACGACGAGGGCTTCTACTACCTGCCGACGGTCCTGGACGAGTGCGCGAGCGGCATGTCCGTGGTCCGGGAGGAGTCCTTCGGGCCGGTGCTGACCGTCGAGCGGTTCACGGCCGAGGAGGAGGCCGTCCGGCTCGCCAACGACACCGTGTACGGGCTCGCCGGTGCCGTGTGGACGCGCGACGAGGCCAGGGCAGCCCGCGTCGCGGCCCGGCTGCGGCTCGGCACCGTATGGATCAACGACTACCACCCGTACGTGCCGCAGGCCGAATGGGGTGGTTACAAGCAGTCCGGGTTCGGCCGCGAACTCGGGCTCTCGGGGCTCGCCGAGTACCGGGAGACGAAGCACATCTGGCGCAACACCGCGCCGGCACCGCAGGGTTGGTTCGACTGA
- a CDS encoding bifunctional 3-phenylpropionate/cinnamic acid dioxygenase ferredoxin subunit: MIPVCRLEDLPKGESVRVGTAPPIAVFRTDDGELYAIDDTCTHQDASLSEGWLEGCLVECPLHAASFDLRTGEPTCFPARRPVRTHRVTVDEGVVHVHLTAEEGTAA; this comes from the coding sequence GTGATTCCCGTCTGCCGCCTCGAAGACCTCCCCAAGGGGGAGTCCGTCCGCGTCGGGACCGCACCGCCGATCGCCGTGTTCCGCACGGACGACGGCGAGCTGTACGCCATCGACGACACCTGTACCCACCAGGACGCGTCCCTCTCCGAGGGCTGGCTGGAGGGCTGCCTGGTCGAATGCCCGCTGCACGCCGCGTCCTTCGACCTGCGCACGGGTGAGCCCACCTGCTTCCCCGCCCGGCGCCCCGTCCGCACCCACCGCGTCACCGTCGACGAGGGCGTCGTCCACGTCCACCTCACCGCGGAGGAGGGCACGGCCGCATGA
- a CDS encoding APC family permease, whose translation MTTTEQSPGPHHPRDDAELAEFGYRPELKRTLGNFHTFAAGISYISILTGTFQLFYFGYGSGGPAYWWSWPLVFAGQFAVALCFAELAARYPVAGSVYNWSKKIGNPHLGWLAGWMMLIASIVSISAVALAYQLTLPQISSFFQFVGDGTGKYDVATNAVVLATVLILFTTLVNAFGVKLMATINTAGVFIELIATVVLITLFAVHITRGPQVVMQTNGTGSGHGTGYLGAFLVASLASAYVMYGFDTAASLGEESLDPSRNAPRAIVRAIAASFVLGGLVLLLGLMSVSSLKGDKLSTDGLQYIVLDVLGPTAGKAMLWCVLIAVTVCALAVHTAAIRLAFAMARDNNLPASSLIARVSPRFRTPVLPAVIIGVLALAILVVNIRQPQIFTVVTSIGIIMIYLAYLGVTAPMLVARLRGTWRPAGDGRFSLGRWGLPVNVVAVVWGAAMTVNLIWPRSAVYNASAPYHWYLRWGAVLFVAVIAGGGFAYYWFVQRHRTGVLAEHRLETESAGPTAPLAAPAAD comes from the coding sequence ATGACGACCACCGAGCAATCGCCAGGCCCGCACCACCCACGCGACGACGCCGAACTCGCCGAGTTCGGCTACAGGCCCGAACTCAAGCGCACGCTCGGCAACTTCCACACCTTCGCCGCCGGGATCAGCTACATCTCGATCCTGACCGGCACCTTCCAGCTGTTCTACTTCGGTTACGGCAGCGGCGGCCCCGCCTACTGGTGGTCCTGGCCGCTGGTGTTCGCCGGCCAGTTCGCGGTGGCCCTGTGCTTCGCCGAGCTGGCCGCCCGCTATCCGGTGGCGGGCTCGGTCTACAACTGGTCGAAGAAGATCGGCAATCCGCATCTCGGCTGGCTGGCCGGGTGGATGATGTTGATCGCGTCGATCGTGTCCATCTCGGCGGTCGCGCTCGCCTACCAGTTGACGCTGCCGCAGATCTCCTCCTTCTTCCAGTTCGTCGGTGACGGCACCGGCAAGTACGACGTGGCGACCAACGCCGTCGTCCTGGCGACCGTACTGATCCTGTTCACCACTCTGGTCAACGCGTTCGGCGTCAAGCTCATGGCCACGATCAACACAGCCGGCGTCTTCATCGAGCTGATCGCGACGGTTGTACTGATCACCCTGTTCGCCGTCCACATCACCCGTGGCCCTCAGGTCGTCATGCAGACGAACGGCACCGGATCCGGACACGGCACGGGGTACCTGGGCGCCTTCCTGGTGGCCTCGCTGGCGTCGGCGTACGTCATGTACGGCTTCGACACCGCGGCCTCGCTCGGCGAGGAGTCCCTGGACCCCTCCCGCAACGCCCCGCGCGCCATCGTCCGCGCGATCGCCGCCTCCTTCGTCCTGGGCGGACTGGTGCTGCTGCTGGGGCTGATGAGCGTCTCCAGCCTCAAGGGCGACAAGCTGTCCACGGACGGTCTGCAGTACATCGTGCTCGACGTCCTCGGCCCGACGGCCGGCAAGGCGATGCTGTGGTGCGTGCTGATCGCGGTGACGGTGTGCGCGCTGGCCGTGCACACGGCGGCGATCCGGCTGGCGTTCGCGATGGCGCGGGACAACAACCTGCCCGCCTCCTCGCTGATCGCCCGGGTCAGCCCGCGCTTCCGGACCCCCGTGCTGCCGGCCGTGATCATCGGTGTGCTGGCGCTGGCGATCCTCGTGGTCAACATCCGCCAGCCGCAGATCTTCACGGTCGTCACCAGTATCGGCATCATCATGATCTACCTCGCCTACCTGGGTGTCACCGCGCCCATGCTGGTGGCGCGGCTGCGCGGCACGTGGCGGCCGGCGGGCGACGGCAGGTTCTCGCTGGGCCGCTGGGGGCTGCCCGTCAACGTCGTCGCGGTGGTGTGGGGCGCGGCCATGACGGTCAACCTGATCTGGCCCCGGTCCGCCGTGTACAACGCGAGCGCGCCGTACCACTGGTACCTGCGCTGGGGCGCGGTGCTGTTCGTGGCCGTCATCGCGGGCGGCGGGTTCGCCTACTACTGGTTCGTCCAGCGCCACCGGACCGGTGTGCTCGCCGAGCACCGCCTGGAGACCGAGTCCGCCGGCCCGACCGCTCCCCTCGCCGCCCCCGCGGCCGACTGA
- the solA gene encoding N-methyl-L-tryptophan oxidase, translating to MSPTYDVIVIGLGGMGSAAAHHLSARGARVLGLEKFGPVHNRGSSHGGSRVTRQSYFEDPAYVPLLLRAYELYEELERATGRDIAVLCGGVMVGPPGSRTVSGSLRSATEWDLPHEMLDAKEIRRRFPTLAPYDDEVALYEAKAGLVRPENMVAAHLQLATRQGADLHFEEPMLRWEPYRDGVRVHTAENTYTAGQLVICPGAWAPQLLTDLGVPFSIERQIMYWFRPRGGTEPFEPRNHPIYVWEDARGVQVYGFPAIDGPELGAKVAFFRKGQVTTPETIDRTVHPHEVQAMADHMSHCIPDLPGTFLKAATCMYSNTPDEHFVISRHPAHPESVTVACGFSGHGFKFVPVVGEILADLALTGSSAHPIGLFDPARPTAAASARGARP from the coding sequence GTGTCCCCCACCTACGACGTGATCGTCATCGGACTCGGCGGCATGGGCAGCGCCGCCGCCCACCATCTGTCCGCGCGCGGCGCCCGGGTCCTCGGTCTGGAGAAGTTCGGTCCGGTGCACAACCGCGGCTCCAGCCACGGTGGTTCCCGCGTCACCCGGCAGTCGTACTTCGAGGACCCGGCGTACGTGCCGCTGCTGCTGCGCGCCTACGAGCTGTACGAGGAGCTGGAGCGGGCCACCGGCCGGGACATCGCCGTCCTGTGCGGGGGCGTCATGGTCGGGCCGCCCGGCTCCCGGACCGTCTCCGGGTCCCTGCGTTCGGCGACCGAGTGGGACCTGCCGCACGAGATGCTGGACGCGAAGGAGATCAGGCGCCGCTTCCCCACCCTCGCCCCGTACGACGACGAGGTCGCCCTGTACGAGGCCAAGGCGGGCCTCGTCCGCCCGGAGAACATGGTCGCCGCCCATCTGCAGCTGGCCACGCGGCAGGGCGCCGATCTGCACTTCGAGGAACCGATGCTGCGCTGGGAGCCGTACCGGGACGGGGTGCGGGTGCACACGGCCGAGAACACCTACACGGCCGGTCAGCTGGTGATCTGCCCGGGCGCCTGGGCGCCGCAATTGCTCACCGACCTCGGGGTGCCGTTCTCGATCGAGCGGCAGATCATGTACTGGTTCCGGCCGCGGGGCGGCACGGAGCCGTTCGAGCCGCGCAACCACCCGATCTATGTCTGGGAGGACGCCCGGGGCGTGCAGGTGTACGGCTTCCCGGCCATCGACGGCCCCGAACTGGGCGCCAAGGTCGCCTTCTTCCGCAAGGGTCAGGTCACCACCCCGGAGACCATCGACCGGACCGTGCACCCGCACGAGGTCCAGGCCATGGCGGACCACATGTCGCACTGCATCCCGGACCTGCCCGGCACCTTCCTCAAGGCCGCCACCTGCATGTACTCCAACACCCCTGACGAGCACTTCGTGATCTCCCGGCATCCCGCGCACCCGGAGTCGGTCACCGTGGCCTGCGGGTTCTCCGGGCACGGTTTCAAGTTCGTGCCCGTCGTCGGCGAGATTCTGGCCGACCTCGCGCTGACCGGTTCCTCCGCGCACCCGATCGGCCTGTTCGACCCCGCCCGCCCCACCGCCGCCGCGTCCGCCCGAGGAGCACGCCCGTGA
- a CDS encoding aromatic ring-hydroxylating oxygenase subunit alpha: MTTHPISPATPLSPSLIATLPGHYYTDPDVFRREQEKLFETMWFCAVRSADLAGPGAFRTVRVGRESVVVTRGRTGELRAFLNVCRHRGAQLCTEESGEVRRSLQCPYHAWTYDLDGRLIAAPNLIKMPDVDRVAYGLIKVALREWLGYAWVCLADEPPSFEDTVMHAAVERLGDAAAIEHYGTERLALGRRVTYDVRANWKLIVENFMECYHCATIHPELTEVLPEFADGYAAQYYVGHGAEFGQEIEGFTVDGSPGFPRLPEVSADQDRRYYAITVKPTVFVNLVPDHVILHRMFPLAEDRTVVECDWLYAPEVVASGADVSKSVELFHRVNVQDFEACERTQPAMSSRAYREGGVLVPNEHHIALFHEWLLERLGDGHA; the protein is encoded by the coding sequence GTGACGACGCACCCGATCTCCCCGGCGACCCCGCTCTCCCCCAGCCTGATCGCCACCCTCCCCGGTCACTACTACACCGACCCGGACGTCTTCCGGCGGGAGCAGGAGAAGCTCTTCGAGACGATGTGGTTCTGCGCCGTGCGCAGCGCCGACCTGGCCGGGCCGGGCGCGTTCCGCACGGTGCGGGTCGGCCGCGAGAGCGTCGTCGTCACCCGTGGCCGTACCGGCGAGCTGCGCGCGTTCCTCAACGTGTGCCGGCACCGCGGGGCACAGCTGTGCACCGAGGAGTCGGGCGAGGTGCGCCGCAGCCTGCAGTGCCCGTATCACGCGTGGACGTACGACCTCGACGGCAGGTTGATCGCCGCACCCAACTTGATCAAGATGCCGGACGTCGACCGGGTCGCGTACGGGTTGATCAAGGTGGCCCTGCGTGAATGGCTCGGCTACGCCTGGGTGTGCCTCGCCGACGAACCGCCCTCCTTCGAGGACACGGTGATGCACGCTGCCGTCGAACGGCTCGGCGACGCGGCCGCCATCGAGCACTACGGGACCGAGAGGCTGGCACTCGGCAGGCGCGTCACCTACGACGTACGGGCCAACTGGAAGCTGATCGTCGAGAACTTCATGGAGTGCTACCACTGCGCGACGATCCACCCCGAGCTCACCGAGGTGCTGCCGGAGTTCGCGGACGGGTACGCGGCCCAGTACTACGTGGGCCACGGAGCGGAGTTCGGGCAGGAGATCGAGGGCTTCACGGTCGACGGGAGCCCGGGCTTCCCGCGCCTCCCCGAGGTGAGCGCCGACCAGGACCGCCGCTACTACGCCATCACGGTCAAGCCGACCGTGTTCGTCAACCTCGTACCGGACCACGTCATCCTGCACCGCATGTTCCCGCTGGCCGAGGACCGCACGGTCGTGGAGTGCGACTGGCTGTACGCGCCGGAGGTGGTGGCCTCGGGGGCGGACGTGTCGAAGTCCGTGGAGCTGTTCCACCGCGTCAACGTCCAGGACTTCGAGGCCTGTGAGCGCACGCAGCCGGCGATGTCCTCGCGCGCGTACCGCGAGGGCGGCGTGCTGGTCCCGAACGAACACCACATCGCGCTCTTCCACGAGTGGCTCCTGGAGAGGCTGGGGGACGGCCATGCCTGA